From the Debaryomyces hansenii CBS767 chromosome F complete sequence genome, the window AAAAGCAGAAAATATTGAGTACAACTGTTGATATTTTACCTTTAACAAATTAGTACTATCATCTTTTACAACATATACCTATGCCTGATTTTGTTAGTGAGAATAGCTTAAATGCTTCAGAGCTTGAAACACAGCTTGCAAAGGCAAAAGAGGCCAACGAAAAGCATACGCTCGAAGAAGAACCAGAACGGAAATCATTATATGAACAATTAAAGGAAAGTAAAGGTATGTTATCTTAACCTTACACAGAGTTTAATTCAGAAATactaatatacatatatcaGAACAAAAACATCTAGAATATCAAAAGCAATTGGAGAGTCAAAACTCTTCATATAAATTAGATGAGAAGTCTGCAAAATTTTACGACGAactaaagaagaatgaaagAGAAAAGGAACAACAGAGCCTTAAGGCAGAAGCCGAAAAGTTGAACTTATATAgaaacttgaagaaaactCAACAAAAGCCTATTCCGAAGTCGTTATCTACTACTTCAACTTTGTCTGCTGGTGAAATACCTACTAAATcgtcaataattttgaagaaaagaaagctAGAGATCTATTCAAAAGTAACACACGAAACAGAGAAAAGTGATGATTCGATTAAACCGGCCAAAGAGCTGGCAAACTCACCTGTTCTTGTATCTAATGATAAGTCTAGTAATAAGTCAACACCAGAAGTAATACGACCTGATGCAACTACAATCGAACGTACTAATACGAAATCCAACACACTACAGGGTTTAGGTGACTACTCATCAAGCGACGAAGAATAGATCAAGCatatatagtatatattatgGCCATATAGTGTATCACTGAAGGGTAGTACTGTATAGTGCGTGTACcatttttcacttttttCATGAAGAAAGATCAAAATTCAACCTACTACAATCCAAAGGGTAGTATTCTTTCTATTCTAAACAGGCTAGCTTCTAAGTTGTACTTAAAAATGTATGGGTCTTTATTTCAGTCAGCCacaagaataatatttggCAAGAAGCCAACAATTAACACCTTAATTCAAACCAGAAATAAGATGAAAACTCATAAAGCAGCCGCAAAgagatttattaaaactGGAAACGGGTTCAAGAGAAAACAAGCTGGAAGAAACCACGGAAATGGTGGTTTTAGTGCTAACTCTATTCGTCAATTAGACTCTTTCGTCCCAGTTACCGATAAGGGTGgtcatttgaagaagttgaagaattctttATAATGAATACTTCcataataaagaatattattgGCTCATGTACTATAGAAGGTAAAtgttaaaatatattcactACTTGGGTTAATTTTGcttgtatatataaactTAGATagtaatatattaaataatttacagattttcattaatagaTACTACTATTAAAGCTATAGACTAACTACCAGTAAGCTATTTTTCTTTGTGTTCGATTTCTTTCCATTCACCGGTTtctttgttcttcttcaattctgCGGTTGGGAAGTAATGATAGTTGGTCTTCACGGAGATTGCAACTGGAACGTTATCGAAAGATACCAATCTTAACTTAATATAGGTATTGTCGGCAATGTCCGTTATAGCATCCATGAATGATTCCAAGTTTTTAGTTTCTTTATCGTTAACATGAGTGATAAAACTATTGGTGACAATACCATATTGGTGAGCAGGACCACCCGAGTTCTTACGAGTGACATAAACTTCACTTGGAATCTTTTCCATTAATTGACGTACACCATGGTGAGGTGCTTGTAAAATAGCACCACACCAAAACACAACGTGTGACGTATTCAAGCTTGTTGTCTCAACAGTAGGAACGGTGATATCCATTTCTTTTTTCAGTCTGATAATCTTGAAATCTAAACTTGGCTTGTTATACATGATCTTCAAATCTCTCATGGTTTTAACAATAGATCCATTAACAGATAACAAGATGTCACCAATCTTCAATGGATTAGGAgtttgatttaattttgcAGCTGCAACTCTTTCAACAGATAAGAACTTTAACTCATCATGGcaaactttttcaaattcattaatcCATTTTTGTGGTACACCTCTAGTTCTACCTTGTAAAATTGTGATAGAAGAAAATTCGGCGTCCAATATTCTCAAATCAACAggaatttcattatccttcaatttgttaattACATCTAAGACGTCAGTGACATCCAACCCCATCCTATACATTCTATCCGTTGTTTGGTCACAGTTACTTTCACCTAAATAACTTAACCAGAAAGAACGTAAGGTACCATCTTCATCGGCCAAAACACCAGAGTCGCATTCTTGACATAACTTACTATCTAAAAGAACACACTCCAAATTAGTTCCTCTATAACGAGGAGATAATGAAGCGGCAGGGACATTAAGCGACGAGATACCACTAACTTTAACATCCTCAGTAACAAGTCTTAAGTTGTAATTGTAACCAACAAAAAACGACTTTTCACCTCTTTTTAAAGGCTTGTCGCTAAATTTTGGAGCTTGTACATCAGCTAAAACGAGCTTAGGATCGTATTTGATGATTGCATAATTCTGATTAGGATGCAAAAATACAACTTTACCAGGGATATCTACCGACTCAGCAAAAATGACAAATATATCACACATGTCATGAGGGACGAATCTTCTAGAAACTAATACGTAACCATTCGTagcatcaacaacaacccCATAACCTATTTCCTTACGGTAAGGGTAAGAATCCATTGGGACAGGAGCAACAGTTCTAACTTGAACAAATGATTTTACCAAAGAGGCGCAACCTTGCTtctcttcattttcaaatggaATGTTAATATACTTTGCATTTTGAGGTTCAAGCTTTAATGGGGGTAATGGtttatcttgaatatcaGTGAAATCCCATAAACCACTTTTATCGTTTCTCACAGCCAATCTGAAAGTAGACTGCCAATGTCTTTCAATATAGATTACTTGAATACTTTCAGTATGTAAATCGGAAACATGACGATAAGTTATGGTAACCTTTTGACGATCTGGAATTTGTTTCATCACTTCAATAAAAGTGTCCAAGTCTGGAGTTTGCTTATCATCTACTGTTTCTAATAACCAACCGGTTTTCTCAAAAGTTGAGAACTCAAATGAGCCGGATGCATCGTTTATGTAAACACCTTTGACGGGGATGCAATAACACCTAGCGACTTGGTACGACATTTGGTTGAAAGATGCACCTGCAACATCAACGTATCTATCAGGAGTGATAGAATGCAAATCACCAATTTTTATAGTTTGGGTTATTTCTTCGCCTCCTCTTTGAATAACAACTTTTAATTCCTTGCCAACGCTTTCGTCCAAAATTTCGTCAACCTTAATAAAGGTAGAGATTGGTTCATCATTGATTGAGATTAAGGTATCACcttctttaattaattcatcagCTGGACCTTCTGGTAAGACTAATTCAGCTACCAATAAACCAATCTTATCTGGGAAACGTTCTCTTGCAATACGTTCAGCTTCGGAAGTTAACCCTAATCTTCTACATTCATCAAATGGTTTCAACAGCCATTCAACTTGAATATCACCTCTAGTGATTGGCTGGGATTCTTGGATGCAACGCAATGCTCTCAAAGGTCTGTAGACAGGAAGAAAGAAATCAGTAGAAGCTTCAGAAGAGCCACCAGCCTGTATAGCAACGGCATGACCATCTTCATTCACAACAGGCGACCCTGAAGAACCACCTGATGCACTAGCTGCAGCCTGAATATACTCGGtgttaaaatcattatatgtCAAGGCACCATAATCTGGAGCATTTCTATCTAATCTCGAGATGAACCCGGCTAAAATAGACAACTTTTCACCAGCATCATTCCCTACTACCCTTATTTCAGTACCAACCTTAGCCAAATCGGGCTTTAATTCAAGTTGCGTGACATCcatatatttgatgctTTTGGCATCGAACTGCAAAAATCCGAAATCATGAACCGGGTCACGATAGATTGGTTTCACAACTGCCTCTTCGTGGTTATCAAACACAACATAACCACAGAATGGCCCTGGTCCTACCACATGTCTATTGGTCAAAATCAAACCTCTTTTGGCATCAACGACAAATCCAGTAGCTTCACTAACTATGGACGATTCAGTATCAAAATTGCTCACATGAGTAAACTGGATCGATACAACAGACTTCACGACCTTTGTGATAGTTTCTTGCCACTGGTTGCTGTTCGCTGCCACTGCCATGTCAAATATTGGCTGATCTGAACTATCCTCTGAAAGGTACCCATCCAGCTCTTGTTCTACTTCTGGAACAAAAGAAGACTGCATTTGTCTCTTGTTTGTATTGTCAATAACAGACCCATTGGATAATCTTCTCTTTGTTGGAATATCAGGCataatattatcaagatttattaaattaaatggATTCTTTCGGgttcaaaattaaatgCAAATATGTAAATATCACCGTGTTCTATCAGTTACcgattaatatttttaacctctaaattaaatgaagaaatgtCCAAAAagtcttcttcaatatatacaaattCTAATCTATTATAAAAGAATCCTATAACAAGAGGAATCAACGTTGGTTGTAAATACTTATCTAAAGTAGTTATAGATGCAGCTTGGAAAAAAAACTATTTTGTGttacaaaaaattaattgcCGGGTAATGACTAGACTATAGCACCTAGTGTATACTAGTGTATATTGTCAATGAATACTAAGATATCTAACTATCCAATTGTGAGATGATGTTGTTTGTCCATGTATGATGGTAGAGGTTCTGCGGGTCGGAATCAAACTGGACATTTGGGTGGGACATTGAGCCGAAACGCTCGAATAATTCCCAACCTGGTCCTAATTTTGCATCAATTTCTCGCTTCTCTATGTCTTCGTGTAGCGGAGACTTACCAAATATATAGTTCTGCTCTATCTCCGATATCCATGGTTCATCCTTAATGGCGTCTTCGATTATATTGCACCACAAGAGCATGTTCCACCGCATGAGACCGCCCTTTTGGTACTGGAAGAGCTGGTTCTGGAATTGAGATTTGGCCCCGATGGTTTTTTGGAGCAACTGGTGGTTGATCCGCACATACGCTGCATTAATCATGCCACAGGCTAGGAGCCATTCGTTTTTCTTGGTGAACTTGTGCTTGTGTGAGACAAACGACTCGACCATCTTGGGGGTGATCGACGCGggaatgaagaaattattggCAAACGAGATGAAGTCGGCGATGGTGATCTGTCGCTTAACGTACTTTGTGGTGGGTGTGGATGGAGTATTGGGAACCGATTCAGAAGCCTCCGACGCCTCTTTCTGGTTAAATATCGATTCTTCGTCGTTGATGTCCAGCGATGCGGGTGTCGAGTCGGGGCCAGCCTGCTTGAGCTCCTGATCTCGCAACGCCTGCAACTTCTTCAACGGAGAGCTGATCTTGGGGGTGGTGTGCTTCATGGGCGATAGCTTCGTTATTTTCGATGGTGACGACGTAGGCGTGGTGAAATTCAGCGTTCGCTGTGTTCGTCTCTTTGTTGGACTAGTGGTGGGACTAGCACTGGCCGATCTCTCCTGATTCAACAACGTAACCCGAAAATCGTCCAAGAACTTATCAATTAGCTTGGGCTGCACGGGTATCTTCCTCACAGACGGCTCTGGTAGCTTCAACGACCGCTGGTATTTCTCTGCTGCCAAATATGCACAGAAATGGCATCTAGCGATCTCTGCTCGATTAGGTAGTACCGGGTTCTTCTGCAAGCTCAACAGGTACAAGTAATCTGCGAACGATATTAATTGCGGTGGGTACGGCTCTGGGTGTGTCGGTATGACATCCTTGAGCGATAGCTTCAACTGGGACGTACTCATCTGCAAAACACCGTGTCTAGTTTTATGTATATTCCATACTTCCTATGGGTACTAAATACGACcgaaatatttcatatgGTAGCATGTGACTAGGCACATGCTTTGTTCCGGGTAATCCCGGCTCTCGGATTTTTTTAGCCAACCAGAATTCCATCAATTTTGGTTACTATCAACAGACCAGACATACTAGATTGATACTTTAATTCAATAGATTGACTGTATTGAATACAATAACATACGCACATAGACTTAAGATGTTATTCAGACAAGTAGCCAGACCTTTGAATGTGAACAGCGCTCGTTTGTTCTCGTTAAGCAGTGGTGCTAGACAAAAGATGCCCGAATTATATGATCATGTACAGAGACCAAAGGAATTAGTATCGGGGGCTCCAGAAGAAATGGCAACCAAGAGAGTTGTCAGAATTTACAGAGAGGCCAAGCCAGCCACACAATCTAGTAACCATAACGGAAGCCACTGGAAATTGAACTGGGATGTGTTGGGCAAGGGAAACAGATGGGAAAACGACTTAATTGGTTACCAATCGTCCGCTGACTACATGCAAGGTACTAACATGCATTTTGACACCAAGGAGGCGGCCATCAGGTTTGCCCAGGGTCAAGGATGGGATCACTATGTCCAGGaaccaaagaagaagcacTTCAGAAAGAAGGATTATTCCACCAACTTCCTCCACTCTTCTGGGCCTTTGAAGCACATTAGAACTAAATAATTGTCGTCATACACGTAGTTTGAGTCCGTTAGTTTAAAATTGCATTTCCAAGTCCAATGATCCCGCTTGGGACAGATTAGACCTGTCGTCGTCATCGTTTGACAGCGTTTTCGTGCCGTCTGATATCTCCGTATATCTCCACGGTATTACGTACACTTCAcgttatatatatattactatACTCcgtatttttattcaatatattcttaattCATTCGTCTTAGATTGTACTGTCCTGTATATGGACGCATTTTCTGTCTTCAGAGTTTTCAGtataaacaaaaaatcACCAAAAGCCTTATACGGTTTATAGATAAGTATTTGACAAGTTCATAAGACTATTAGACTGGAAAGTAAGTATAATAAGTCACAACTTGTCTGTTAAGTATTCTATTCTTAGTTCTCCCTTTTGTATATAGATAGACTTGATACCGCAGGACATAATAGAGTTATAGATAAACCGAGTTAGGAGAGAATTATAACTGCTATTCACTGCATAGGTTTAAATAAGGGATCAGAATAGGTTTAAACATGTCATATAATCCTTATCGACTGAGGAATTACGGGGGAGgatattcaaataacgGTTATCGACAACGACATTATTATAGTGATTATAATGAGAGTTCctataattcttcatacCGTGATCAATATGACAGAAATGGGAGTTATTCCGGGAGTAAAGGGCGTCATTACAATTCAGGTACGAGTCGAAACGCTCCACCGCCAAGTTCATCAGCATATTCGTCGGATTCGTCGTCACGTACTTACGCAAACTCGTCTAGTTCAGGTCCAGCAAAGATTCCAGTGGGGCCCAAATCATTGACCATAGATGGTTCTACAAATGGAGACTTGCCAACAGCAGGAACTCAGAAGCATAATATACCACCTACGAACGCAATAAGCGGTACGGACGCTACTACGGGTGTGAATCCAAATGATTCCAATTTTACGCAGCTTTTACTTCACCAGGATCTACTgaaacaaattgaattttcagGCGAAATAGACTCAAAGAGAAACTACAAAGTGATATACGACCCGGAGTTAGATAAATCACTTTCCAAAGCAGAACGCAAGACCAAacagaaaaaaattagGTTTAATGGGGAATCACTTTCTAGCCATGATGTCACTGATCCAAGAAAATCAAGTACTGGAAGCACGTCAGCATACTTCCTTAAGCCaaataaaaaatcaaagaaattccCTTTCAAGCAATTGCCACAACCAAAGTTCATTTACGATAAAGATTCTTTAGGACCCCCGCCGCAGAATGAAATCGTTGTGTGGGACTTACCATCAACAACAAGCGAGGTTTATTTGAgtaattttttcaagagTTATGGTGATTCAATtaaagatttgaaatttattaatgatccTTTGAATGCTGTTCCATTAGGTATTGCTACATGCAAATTTCAAGGAAACCCAGATAAGTCTATGCGTATTGCGAAGAAGTTTATTGCTAACGTCAGAATAAACCATACCAAAATAGATGGTGCTGAATTAAAAATTGCCCTtaatgataacgataataAGTTATTGgatgataaaataaagGTAGCACAAGATAAATTGCgaatttcaagaattaaaatcgaagaagaagaaaagaagcGGCTTAAAAAGCAACAGGCAATTGAAGATCAAAAGAGACGGGAAACAGAAAAGGCAGcgaaagaaaagaaattgcaAGAGTCTGCAAATTCTTCACATGAATCAAGATTCAAACCTAATACAAcaacattatcaataagGCATCATAACGAAGTTATTCCGGGCGTATTTTTGCCTAGAGAGTTAAGAAAATACATTAGGGATCGTccttatatttttataaatgataAGTATGTGCCTACTAGAAAAGTTTCATCCCAAGATATTAAAAAGGTTCTCAACAAGTACGATTGGACGAGAGTCCTTCCGGATAGATCTGGGTTTTTCGTTGTATTCAACTCAATAAAAGAATGTGAAAGGTGCTTCATAAATGAAGACggaagaaaattttttgaatataagATGTTTATGGAATTAGCATTACCCGAAAATTTCAACGAAAGCTCCTCACTGActtctaataatgataacaCTGATTTATCTGCATCCAATAGGAAACAGAATGATGTTGTGGAAGAAGCAAGTAATATGTTGATCAAGGAATTTCAGAACTTCTTAGCTAAAGATATCAGGGAAAGAGTCATTGCTCCTGTTGTTCTTGATTTATTGAGCCATGATAAATACCCAAAATTGGTGGAAGAACTCAAGGCTAAGGAATTGGCCACAAAGAAAGCAGCATCACCTATAGTTACTAACGCTGTACGTCAAGTTAAACTGAAACCTAATGTGTTGTCTTCTCTTGCTATTAAGAGCAAGCCCCAGGCAATATTACCAAGCtttagaaagaagaaggatttGCCAAATGCTGGATTGAATTCAGCTAATAAAGCGAAAAAGAATGTAATTCCAATGCAACATGCACTTAATTATGATCACGAATCAGATGAATCAGACGAAGATGACTCGACTAGATCAACTACTCCTTTAACTCCAACATTGAAAAGAGAGCGAAGTCCGACCGTTAGCAGTGTGAGTAATGATAacgatattgaagataaattggAAGATATTCAAAAACCTCTGAAaaagaaacagaagaaaaCGAAATTGCATCAATCATTCTTGTATGATTCAGCGTCTGATGAAGATATGGAAGCTGTttcagaagaaaaagaggTAGAAAAGGATGAAAGtgaaggtgaagaagaCATAGATTATTCTCATatagataaaatttatcaacCCACAGAAGATTATCCACGGCCGGTATATGAAGAAGTCCCAAGGTTTCCTAGTGACCCGCTTGATTTGGATGCCTTACAAAGTATCAtcaaagatgatgaagacatCACACTACTTCAAACGGCATTGGCTGATGTAACATCTGAATCGAATATAAAGAACATGGAATACTGGGCTTGGAAGCAGAAGGATATTAAGGCTAAGGCAGGCGTCCAAGAGATTTCTGAAGATTTAGAAGTCATAGGTCCATTGGATTCTCGATTCGACTCGAAGAGCGGTGCTTTCAAGAGTGAAGGATATAGGAAGATTCCTGATGctgataaaattgaatatctcCCCCATCGTCGTAAGATTCATAAGCCAATTAAAACTATTCAAcatgatgatgatgaattgaatgcTAATAATTCTACAACAAACAacaatagtaataatattcaaagtTCTCGTGTCAATAGAGCTAATAACAGAAGGTTTGCAGCTGATATCAGTGCGCAGAAGCAAATGCTTGGAAGTGAAACAGATATTTTAAACTTAAATGCGCTTACCAAACGTAAGAAGCCGGTTTCATTTGCCAGATCTGCTATTCATAACTGGGGATTGTATGCTTTAGAACCAATTGCAGCTAAGGAAATGATCATTGAGTATGTTGGTGAGAGTATCCGTCAACAAGTTGCAGAGCATAGGGAAAGAAGTTATTTAAAGACAGGAATAGGTTCGTCATATCTCTTTAGGATCGATGAAAATACAGTGGTAGATGCCACAAAAAAAGGTGGTATAGCTAGATTTATCAATCACTGTTGTAATCCAAGTTGTACTGctaaaatcattaaagtCGAAGGTAAGAAGAGAATTGTTATTTATGCATTACGTGATATTGAAGCTAACGAAGAGTTGACTTATGATTATAAGTTTGAAAAGGAGACCAACGATGCTGAGCGTATTAGATGTCTATGTGGTGCTCCTGGTTGTAAAGGCTACTTAAACTAAATAGcttctaatatatttaataaaacGTCACACGCGTTTgatctgaaaaatttgatctTATAGTATATGATCATCGATCAGTATAAGTAATAGCTCTTTGTAATGAGAAAAAGTAATTGATAGATGACTTTCATAAGACAACACATCAGATCTTTCCCCCGATATGATACTTCGTAAGTTGCAACTCCAGAATAGATTTCGGTCAAGTGGGTTGAAATTATCTACTCAACTTCGAAATTTTACAAAAACGAACTTTTATTGTTACGCTCAGAAAACTAAGGTTGTTAAGTCaacaattgatattgataatgaattagttGCTGCTACAGAGCTTCCACTTTTGGATTGGGACAGAGGAGGACGTACACAGAACGAAGCCTTGACTCCGTTATACGCTTCTATGAAAATTCTAATTGATGCTAATCCAGGATGTGTTTGCTTGATCCAAGTGGGAAGCTTTTATGAGCTATATTTCGAGCAAGCTGAAATTTATGGACCTAAGTTAGGTTTAAAGGTAGCTACCAGGAAAACAAATAGTTATTCTATACCAATGGCTGGATTTCCCACATaccaattgcaaaaatttGTCAAATCATTAGTGCAAGACTTAGAACAAAACGTCGCAATTATAGATCAATATCCCCTTGAGAGACGTATAAATGAGTCAATTATCCATCGCAAAATTTCAAGGATTGTCTCCCCAGGCACCCTTGTGGACGAAACATTTTTGAACTATAATCAGAATAACTATCTAGTTGCAATCGCGTTTCCTGCTAAATTCACTAAAACTCCGGCCGATTTAGATCTTTGCATTGGACTTTCATGGATCGATATATCGGTTGGAGAGTTTTATGTACAACAAACCACTTTAGGTGAGCTCATAGCTGATATATCACGAATTAACCCAAGCGAAATAATCATTTCAAAGGAATTTCAAGAGGATAATTTAACTAGTGGTCAATGGCACCTGTGCCTACAAGATCTAAGAAAATACTTTATTCGCTATCACAAGACTGTTTACAAGGATTTGAAACTTCAATTCAAGACAAATTTGCAAACcacaagaaaaaaattggaaagCTTTTCGATTAAGGAAGAAATGGCAATGAATATGGTTTTATCTTATATTAACGTGAATCTCCCTGATACAGATCCGACGCTTGATTTACCTATTCAGTATTGGAACGAAGACCGTCTTCAAATGGATGCACGAACCCGTGAAGCGTTAGAATTGACTGAGAGATCAACAGGTGGGCACACATCGGTAGTAGGATCCCTATTAACCACTATTAAGAGGACTATAACACCGTCAGGAACCCGTTTGCTAACTCAATGGCTTAAGTCGCCAATTTTGGATGTATCTGAACTTCGTAGTCGACAGGAGTTCGTTATTCtttttaaagaaaataactACCTTAAACTATCTTTAAGAACCCAATTAACGCAATTGGGTGATTTTATTCGTTCAGTCCAAAGGCTTGTATTCGGTACTGGTGATATAGTAGCACACCTACAATACATCGGTGATGGCTTAACCAAACTAGAAAGCCTCCATTCGTTTCtcaaagaagaagccaAAAAGGATATTTTTGCAGGAAAAGTATTGGATCCATTTCTCAAGCAGTTCAAAGTAAGCAGAACTGTAGCTGAGAAGATATTTTCTACACTCAATGTAACTGAAATTGCCAACCATGGAATTTCAGAGACTGATCAAGACGAAACAGAGGAACATGATGAATCGTCTACGTCATATTCTAATAGTAATCAATCTATCGAAAAATATAAAGGCATAAGAAAACAGAACTCGGAGCTTGGTATGTTTTTTTCAGTCAGAAAAGATTATGAtccaatattgaaagaagcTCATAATAAGTTAGATGAACTTATGATTCAGGAAAGCAATTTGATAAAGTCTATACGGACacaaattcaagaaattgattcGAAACTAACTATCATTAAGAAGTCTCAACATGGAAGATACATTAATGTTTTGTATATTTCAGGTAAGCAAAAGCTGATAGACGAAGCTTATAAATTGTTATCAGTAGATATTCGTGAAAGGAGAAAAGGCTCCTTATTATACAAACCAGAATCATGGGGAAAGTTGCAAGCGTTAATAGATGAgcaaattgatattatcaaagaGTCTGAGAAGGAAATAATTGATGCATTGCGTCAAGAGGTTCTAAATAGAGTTTCAGAAATAAGAAATGTTAGCAAATTAGTTGACTATCTTGATGTTACATCTTCGTTTGCAATTTTAGCGGAAGAAAATAACTTAGTATGTCCGAAGTTTGTAAAAACTCCTCAGTTAAACATCGTTGGTGGTAGGCATATTGTGGTGGAATCAGGTTTGAAAAGTGTCAGTGATATGTTTATTCCGAATGATACTAAGGTTGGCTCTGATGGCAATTTATGGGTGATCTCAGGTCCAAATATGGGAGGAAAAAGTACGTATTTGCGACAAAATGCTCTTATTGTTATTTTAGCGCAAATCGGTTCCTTTGTTCCTGCTACAAAAGCAAGCATAGGTATAGTGGATAAGATATTCACAAGGATTGGAGCGTCTGACGATC encodes:
- a CDS encoding DEHA2F20834p (similar to uniprot|P38827 Saccharomyces cerevisiae YHR119W SET1 Histone methyltransferase) is translated as MSYNPYRSRNYGGGYSNNGYRQRHYYSDYNESSYNSSYRDQYDRNGSYSGSKGRHYNSGTSRNAPPPSSSAYSSDSSSRTYANSSSSGPAKIPVGPKSLTIDGSTNGDLPTAGTQKHNIPPTNAISGTDATTGVNPNDSNFTQLLLHQDLSKQIEFSGEIDSKRNYKVIYDPELDKSLSKAERKTKQKKIRFNGESLSSHDVTDPRKSSTGSTSAYFLKPNKKSKKFPFKQLPQPKFIYDKDSLGPPPQNEIVVWDLPSTTSEVYLSNFFKSYGDSIKDLKFINDPLNAVPLGIATCKFQGNPDKSMRIAKKFIANVRINHTKIDGAELKIALNDNDNKLLDDKIKVAQDKLRISRIKIEEEEKKRLKKQQAIEDQKRRETEKAAKEKKLQESANSSHESRFKPNTTTLSIRHHNEVIPGVFLPRELRKYIRDRPYIFINDKYVPTRKVSSQDIKKVLNKYDWTRVLPDRSGFFVVFNSIKECERCFINEDGRKFFEYKMFMELALPENFNESSSSTSNNDNTDLSASNRKQNDVVEEASNMLIKEFQNFLAKDIRERVIAPVVLDLLSHDKYPKLVEELKAKELATKKAASPIVTNAVRQVKSKPNVLSSLAIKSKPQAILPSFRKKKDLPNAGLNSANKAKKNVIPMQHALNYDHESDESDEDDSTRSTTPLTPTLKRERSPTVSSVSNDNDIEDKLEDIQKPSKKKQKKTKLHQSFLYDSASDEDMEAVSEEKEVEKDESEGEEDIDYSHIDKIYQPTEDYPRPVYEEVPRFPSDPLDLDALQSIIKDDEDITLLQTALADVTSESNIKNMEYWAWKQKDIKAKAGVQEISEDLEVIGPLDSRFDSKSGAFKSEGYRKIPDADKIEYLPHRRKIHKPIKTIQHDDDELNANNSTTNNNSNNIQSSRVNRANNRRFAADISAQKQMLGSETDILNLNALTKRKKPVSFARSAIHNWGLYALEPIAAKEMIIEYVGESIRQQVAEHRERSYLKTGIGSSYLFRIDENTVVDATKKGGIARFINHCCNPSCTAKIIKVEGKKRIVIYALRDIEANEELTYDYKFEKETNDAERIRCLCGAPGCKGYLN
- a CDS encoding DEHA2F20856p (similar to uniprot|P25846 Saccharomyces cerevisiae YHR120W MSH1 DNA-binding protein of the mitochondria involved in repair of mitochondrial DNA) translates to MILRKLQLQNRFRSSGLKLSTQLRNFTKTNFYCYAQKTKVVKSTIDIDNELVAATELPLLDWDRGGRTQNEALTPLYASMKILIDANPGCVCLIQVGSFYELYFEQAEIYGPKLGLKVATRKTNSYSIPMAGFPTYQLQKFVKSLVQDLEQNVAIIDQYPLERRINESIIHRKISRIVSPGTLVDETFLNYNQNNYLVAIAFPAKFTKTPADLDLCIGLSWIDISVGEFYVQQTTLGELIADISRINPSEIIISKEFQEDNLTSGQWHSCLQDLRKYFIRYHKTVYKDLKLQFKTNLQTTRKKLESFSIKEEMAMNMVLSYINVNLPDTDPTLDLPIQYWNEDRLQMDARTREALELTERSTGGHTSVVGSLLTTIKRTITPSGTRLLTQWLKSPILDVSELRSRQEFVILFKENNYLKLSLRTQLTQLGDFIRSVQRLVFGTGDIVAHLQYIGDGLTKLESLHSFLKEEAKKDIFAGKVLDPFLKQFKVSRTVAEKIFSTLNVTEIANHGISETDQDETEEHDESSTSYSNSNQSIEKYKGIRKQNSELGMFFSVRKDYDPILKEAHNKLDELMIQESNLIKSIRTQIQEIDSKLTIIKKSQHGRYINVLYISGKQKSIDEAYKLLSVDIRERRKGSLLYKPESWGKLQALIDEQIDIIKESEKEIIDALRQEVLNRVSEIRNVSKLVDYLDVTSSFAILAEENNLVCPKFVKTPQLNIVGGRHIVVESGLKSVSDMFIPNDTKVGSDGNLWVISGPNMGGKSTYLRQNALIVILAQIGSFVPATKASIGIVDKIFTRIGASDDLYSDLSTFMVEMVETSNILKNATPRSLAIVDEIGRGTSGKEGLAIAYATLLDLLHVNKCRTLFATHFGKELQSLLLANNVKQDKIRYYRTKVLHKDTSSEDGNYSLIIDHALEPGISDRSYALEVAKMAGFPESALSKAREALKLIK